The genome window ACAGTGTTTAAATTATGTCGTTCTCTGAAATTTGCAAACGTTAGTTAACGCCACGACATATCTAAGGGTGTAAATTAATGGGCCACAAACCTGGATTTGTCCTCTTGCTTTCTGCGGGGAGGTGGGGAGGATTCTCGGAACATCCAAACAGTCCATATTTTACTTAAACAAACCTCTGACCTATcgagaaaataataaaattagtCTAGTGGTGTCTCTTCGTCCTCCCAGTAACAAAGCATACACCCTAATAAAGTTAAATATCGCGCTCCCCAGCTCCTACCGGCGCGGATTCACAGCGGAAGTGACTTCGTCCAATGGGCGCAGAGCAACGTGACGCTCTCCGCCAATGAGCTTCGAGACAACAGGTGGTTTGCTGGCGCCAATGGGAATCAATCAAAACAATGGAAACGCGCGCGTGGGAAGAGCTACAGACAAACAGctgtgtacgtgcgtgcgtgtatacgtgcgtgcgtgtgtgtatgtgtgtgtgtgtgtgtgtgtgtgtgtgtgtgttcaaaccCCTGTGTGTCTTTATTATATCTACAGGGTGATATACTCGTTTCAGTGTGTACCAGGCTACATGCAtgaagtggaagagagagagagagagagagagagagagagagagagagagagagagagagagagagagagagagagagagagagagagagagagagagagagagagagagagagagagagagatttgttgtGTATGCCAATgcttataaatacatttatgttcGGTGTATGAACTGATTTCTTGTCCTGTATGTGATTGCACGTTTGTGATTGCATGCAACATCACACACTTGGTTGCTATATacattgtaattatttttaacaCATGTGATTCTGGATCCTAGAAGCTATGGAGTCAGTCTCTTCAGCTTCCTCTGACAGAAACTTGGTCAGATATTGCACCTGTGGTTGGCAGAGAGCTAGAGAGGATGTTTACGTTCTTGTTCCTGTTTTTGGAGGAGAGAGTCAGTCTAATGTGAGCGTGATCAGtcaggttttgttgttgtggtgttggTTACCGCAGCCTGTGTACTGATATTGATAAAGTACCAGCCAAACCATCTGACGTCTCGCAGCCTGCTGATTGAGGGACGCTTAAAATAGATAAGAGCTCTTCAGTCTCTTGAGCTGTGCATTACATAGTTAATAGTGCCATATCTTCTGTTATGTGTGGTGCTTTTACAAAATGGACTTTTCTGTAAAGGCACTATGAAGTGCAAAATGAACAGCACTTTTCGCCTCAGTGTGTTTTAAAGACACTgcctgatctctctctctctctctctctctctctctctctctctctctctctctcagatccaCACATGTAAGAGAGCGCACCGTGGCAGTAATCGCAGCTCAACTGTGTTTTAGAGATAGATAGGCCTATAATCATGCAGACGGTGTGTCGggtgtgtctgtgcctgcagAGGAAAGAGGCGGAGGCTGCTCGAGTCACTGACGTGATTGATCTTCATTGCTCAACACGAAGACCAAAGTACAATGCTGATGTGCTGCCTGAGCCTGGGAGTCAGTCAGGAGGATTTCAGTCACTTCGACAGATACAATGACGCCTTGGACTGATATGAAGAAAGATGTAAGCCCGTTATCTGCAATTTCTCACTCTGGGGGGGTGATGTCTTTCTTTCGGTTCATATTTTCCTCcgatgcaatatttttttttttttgtcattcactGGAGGAATgttttctctgtcctctccgCTGGCTCATTCCCACAATTGTTGGAAATAACAACTATCACATTAGGATGAAAATGGTTGTTTGAAAAACTGAGTGTTAAATTGTTGATTAGTCATGTGCAGGTTTCTGTGGTGCGTTCACTGTCCGGACGATGTTACCCTGCCAGTCAACCAGCAGTCACCGAGCTATTTCTGTGTCTTTGCATGGACAAACATTATTTCTCAAGTTCAAATCTCATTTTAACAATAGGCAAGCCCATACATTGCTCATTACTTTAGCTACTATAATGGTCTACTTTTGTCAGGACAGGAGATTGAGATGATTCTCAGTTACAGTCACTGACCTGTATGTCTGGCTTCACGTGttgttaagggttagggttagtgttccTCATTCTGTTAATGATCGCCTTTGCCAGTGAGCGCACAACCACAGCCTCACATAGTGGGAGATACGCCCTGCACCTGGGAACGTGGTAATAAAAGTTGCTGAGATGAGACGTTTAGGGGGTGGAGAGGAGCTGAGTGAGATGTGTCAATATTGAATTTCATGTCACGCATGGGTCATCTCCATGCTTTCACTCCACTGTGAGGCTTGATTCCTAAAATATCGCATCAGACAGTTCGGCTGCTTTAAGGGCTCCATAGCAAAAGCGGCACTTGAATTGAATGAAAAATTGTGTGGAGGCAGGTGCTTATGTGCTTCACTCGAGCGCACAAATATTCCAACCATTTAAAGTCTCTGGCAGGCTCGTTGAGGCAGAGGTGGGCTGCGCCTGTCTGTCGTGCGGGCGCTGggcagcagagggcgctgtttACCATAGCGGCGGTGGCGTTGATGACCTGACGGGACTGCCTTCACCAGCTGGTGGAGGGTGAGTCGGCTTGTATGGCCGCCCAGCTGACAGCTCTGTGTCCTCTCCGCCCGTCAGGAGCTTGAGAGGCAGTACTCCCCCAGCTGCTGGTCGCACAGGATGTCGGCAGACGACGTGATCAAGGCCCATGTGGCGGCTCTGAGACaaggttggtgtgtgttggggctCAACTCCGCCATAACACAGTCGTCCAGTTGAGGTGACGAAGGGACAGCGCTGTTGGGATCAGCATACTAGCTGAGATCTGTGAGAATGGGTGGCTCACCGGACGGGTTTGTCTGGGTTTTGCTGCTGAATCATTCATGTCTGCGTCGACTGCTTCATGCtcttgtattgtgtgtgtgtgtgtgtgtgtgtgtgtgtgtgtgtgtgtgtgtgtgtgtgtgtgtgtgtgtgtgtgtgtgtgtgtgtgtgtgtgtgtgtgtgtgtgtgcgtgcgcgcgtgtccGTCCAGGTACAGAGCGCGCCCGTGGCCTGGCCCAAACTTTGCTCAATGTGCCATatggggaaggagagggggagaagcTGGATGTCTACATACCCAGCACCACCTCTCTGGgtatgagctgtgtgtgtgtcaagttgTTTTTGAAGGAATTAGTGATAGCAAAACATGTGTGGACCTTGAATTCACACACTTCACTAATCAGAGATCAGCATTTGAAAGAATGGAACAAAAGTTACTTTTTTGCTCAATACATTTTTCAGGTAGAAGTTTGTGATTACCTGGCGATGTCTGGCTTATACTCATCAGCATACACACATCAGTCAGCATCACTTGAGACCTTTACTTTTCACTTAGAGCCACTGCAGTCACTCATTGTGATGCATTTTTCCAGTGCTAGAGGCTGATGTAATAGCGCTCCCTGAGATGATGAGAAATCTTGTGGTAAATATTTAAGAAACAAACCTCACTAGGAAACACAGGGATATCTTTACAAAAGTGAGGCTTGTAcaatgaaaactgtgtgtgtgtgtgctttcttttgtttttccgATTGCCTggaacaaacaagaaacaaaaatatggccTTAAACAGCTCTTCTGATTGGTCGTGCAAGCATTGCAAGCATTACAGAGCTGTCACTCCCTTTCTGCTCTTATACCAGCTGTTGGTTGAAAATGTATATCCCCAATAAAGTTATATATCCAGGATAAAGAGGTACATAAAGTTTTGGTTACAGATTACAGTATACCTTCTATTGGAGTTGCTGGTGGGTTTCCAATAAAATCACTATAAGCTCTGCAAAAACTTCCTGATCTACAGGTAGCAGAGGAGAAACTGATGGCAGCATGGTCAGCTTCAGAGATGCAccagagaggctgcagcagcagatttGAGAAGTTATGATCACAGATTTacacaaggaaaaacaaacaaacaaacaaaaacaaaaaaaaaaaaaacacaattgggTCTATTCCATTCATTCAAATACTGACTTGCTCATTTGCAAAGTTTCGCTGTGAAATCAAATTTCTGTTACAGTGGGTTCTTAGAGTgtaaattcaaacattaaaagTTCTCTGTTGTTTTGCTACTATAATACCTTTATGCAATTTCATGCTATTCCCCCATGATTGTCTGGGGAAACTAATATGTCATAACTAATAGGTCTCCCTCTGTTTTAGACGTCCCCCTGGTTATTTACCTACATGGAGGTTACTGGCAGTTTCTCAGGTACAATATTCTGCTCCATAAAGCCTCTACAGTATGaagtagatatatatatattctctgGTTGTAGTTCTCATTCAAGTTGTGTATGCTGAATCTGTATGTACACACAGTAAGGAGGAGTCTGGATTTATGGCGGTCCCATTGGTCAGTAAAGGCGTAGTGGTGGTTGCCGTCGGCTACGACATCGCTCCCAAAGGTACAGTCCTGGTGAAGTCTGACATATGAATGTTTCTCTTGGTCCCTCTAATAGGGATCACCTCGAGAAGGTTGTAAAAAATGTATCATTGTGCCGGGAATATCAGCCCCTTTCCCTGTGGCCCTGTCACTTCCTTTTCAGGGAACATGGACTTAATGGTGTCTCAGGTGCGCAGGAGTGTTGTGTCCGTCATTCAGCAGTATTCTCACATCAGGTATCCATGCTTCTGGTCTTTTATTCCACCTCACAATCCCCCACTTAAGGGCAGCTGATCTGAATTCATCACCACGTCATAATACAACTCTTGCTGTGAAAAGTATAAGTACCACAGGCGACCATTGTAAATAAGCACACAGTTTTTAAAGCAAAGCACATGCTGTGGGTCATTTCCTGCATGCAAACTGGTAGCACAAGATGAAAGGGCATCTCTCAAGGACACTTGCCAATATGTGGCATGTTGCACTGCGGAGATTAGAGGATTGAAGTCAGGCTTTGACACTTCAGGCTTGACATGTTCTCTTATCCATTTTCTTGTAAGCACTCCTTTGGTACTGCTATGCTACTGTgcgaatgtttttttttttcttctcccttatGGCTCTGTTGACTTTGTGTTGTGGGTATCAAAGAAAACTCAGATCAGTCAGTTAAGTGTAAGACACCACTCTGGTTTATTTATGCACTGTCAATCTTAACCACAGTTTGCAGCacttgtaaaaaaataattttctacAAATCATGCTTTTAGTCAAGCAGTATCTAAGTAAATCTAAGTGACTAAGTTGCATTATTGTCAGATTACAGTAATTAGTAAGTATGAATGTTGTTCACACCTAAGGCTGGTTTTACACACAGCCACTTTCATATAATTAGCATTCAGGttgcaaattacatttttattgtcacTGAACATGCTGAACATGCCAAACGCAATTTCTGATTTTCATAACTCCAACACAACAAAGCTGCAAGGAACTGCAGTTACATTCAGGTTACATCATGTAAAGTTGGCCAAAGCTGTGAGTTATCATCACCCAACCTGAACAGTCCTCTCCCCCCTGTTCAGACAGAGCTAAACACCATCAGCACAAACAGTACATGTAGACTGTGAGACTGGCACAGAAACTGCACTTCTTGTTCATGGCTGATCTCTCACACTCCCCAGTGGTCTGTACCTGTGTGGCCACTCCGCCGGCGCTCATCTGGCTGCCATGGTCCTCTCCACAGACTGGTCGCAATACAACGTCACTCCTCAGATCAAAGGTGAGGTCCACTCGATGAGATGGCTCGGTTTTATTAGGATTCACTGAGGACATCCTGAGGAGGCAGAGATGTACAGAGATGAGTGTTTGAAACACAAATGGTGTGCAGctgatcttgtttttctctacactctcttttctctgatggtgctctcctcctcctctgctgaccTTTTGTGAAATCCACGTCTTCTGTCGTCTCCAGGTGCTTTCCTAGTCAGTGGGATATACGACCTCCTGCCCATCCTGTCTACCTACGTCAACGAGCCTTTGAAGATGACAGAGTATGTAAAAAATGATGCCGTAGTAATGTCAGTGACAATGACTTTACTGTGGACAGATTTCTGTGTACACACgtttatgtatgtgcatgttgtgAAACCATTCTCTTTGTGAAAATCAGACAGTGCATTTATGctcttcctctccagctccttgtgtgtgtgtgtttgtgtgtaattgtCGTCTGCTAGTGTGTCAGTGCCAGTCAGTGACTGCAGCCTCTCCCCCTGTCTCCTGTCCACAGGGAGGTGGCAGTGAGGAACAGCCCCAGCAAGCTGGTCCCTCAGCTcaagctctcctcctccagctgccacattgttgttgctgtggcgCAGAACGACTCCCCTGAGTTTCGCAGGCAGTCGGAAGATTACTACAAAGTTGGTGATCCTACAATATTACAGAAGGAATTGTTTTCTCTCACTTGATTATACCTTTACTGGTCTTCCTATGACCCAAGTTAAAGGTCAATGTAGAGACTGTCTTGTGTATTCTTTGGTGAGCCTCAATAAGATAAAATGGTTTTAGGATTAGAGTACACACATGGTGTCTATAAAGTGATAGTCACTGTGTTGTATATTTCTAAGCCCATTCTGGAGACAATCTGTCATCAGTGGAGAAATATGTGGCATTCAGTTTTGTTATCCATCAAGTTCTTAATCTCTTTTCCCAAGATTTGCTTGTCAGTGACACAAAACGTAATTAAACAGGTTGTCATTCAAGAAGTGATTGTTACAAAGCTGCTTATACCATGCTGAAGATATTTGTCACTGCAAGGGTGTCAGACTTTTGTTAACATTTCTCAGTGTCACACTGACTTGTGATgtgtattgtgatttttataTGAAACTGAgacaaaggttttttttcctctcactacttgtctctttcctctgtccttgAAGAGTTTGGAAGCAGCAGGACTGACTGTTACGATGGAGGATGTTCCCAACACCGATCACTTTAATATCATTGAGCAACTGATAAATGGGGAATACCACCTGACACAGGTACATTATACTCACAAAACCCAGCCACTTTAAAGCATatctcttttttgctttttttttttggtaacctATAGCTTGGGCGATATTTTTTATCTTATAAATTTTTCAATGGGTTCTGTAGAggatttttggtttattttttcgTTGACAGGTGAGGCCTAAATTTTGTCAGCATGTCTCCTCTACAGATTACATTATTACACTTAGCTTGTCACCCCTGCAAGTTGGTTTTGAAATGGTTTGGAGCTGAACATAAATGGTGTGTAGAAGTCGAGAAgttagtaaaaaaataaaggagtAAGATGATGCAGTCTGGAGTTGTTTTGTTAATGAATGACTTACTTTGAGGCTTGAGGCTGAGCTTGAGGTTTTAGTGTAGCTCTTAGTTCAAGAAACCTTAATATTAACTCAGATTACCAGAAAATCATGCTGGACACAGTCTCCTTCATCTCAGCAGTGCTGGATATGGCTGCTATGAAGCTGCATTAGCTAATTTGCTGTGTGTATTTAGATATGGTACAACTCctttcatttttgggtgaactgtttcttttaAACTAAGAGAAACTGATGGTATTTTTAATCTCTTCCTTCCTTTGTAGCTCCTCTTGAAGATGATGGGGAAGAGCTGAGAAGACGGGTCTCATTTGCCATCTAGTATCAACGTGTACACCTCCGAACAATCATAATGCACTGCTGATTTCTGCTAGTGGTAAAATACGCATTATTTCAGTGTCGTAGTATGGTACATTTACAATGCCCATCCATTTTGGTCGATCAAAACTAAGGTGGCATGTGTTTGAGTTGTTTTGGCATTCTGTTTCTCTCACCATCTAGCCCACAGAAGTCCTTTACTGTTGTCGCTGCTGGTAGAATATGCAGTATCACACATCAACTTTTTATGACCCAAACTATATTAACACAAGCTGGGAAAttgtgtgcctgtgcaggtACAAGGGCGATGATGACCGCAGGGATATGATAGTGAAACTTGCTCATACTCAGTTGCCAGCTAGTTATTTAATCTTCATACTGCACAATTTTGTTGACAAGACCTATTACACTGACTTGACACTCATTACTCACTATCATATTAACATCACACGGTAGAGAATGGGAtatttttgatggtttgttttgcatatttcctttgttttaagGGTTGATCCAGTCGGACTGTGACAATCTACACCAATAGCTATAAGTACATGGGAAGAATGAAAATAGTTAAGACTAACGACATGCCAACCAGTGGCATGAAGTGAATGTAGCATTTTACTGTAACCTCCACAGTGCAGGTATTTCAGCCAGGGAATCTGAATGATTATGTTAAAAGTGTCATCCACACTTGCTAATGTTAATAACGAATGCtgtatttttgcacttttaatTTCACTCTTGTACGAGACTGTCAATATGAAGATGGatctatattttttaaagaagctGGACTTAATTATCACAGATGAACATTAGAATGATACTTGCTGCCCACATTGTAGCATCTCAATTGTTTACATTATTGTTTACGTAAGTAGTGCAGATTAATCATTAATTACTGTAGGAGATTATAAATCacataataaatgttaaatctgAGACTGTGTTGACTTTCATGAAAAACTCAATCTTATCAGCATGTGCGGTTGAAACTGGAGGTTTTTGATTATCCTATATTCATATACCTAGTGACTCATTATAATGCTCTCAAATAAGATCCCACCCTCAAACACTACAGAAACACTTGTCCCACCTGCATCATCTAAAAGCCATCTCCCATGTTTTGAGTGACAGCAAGACCCACTTCTAAAATTTAGTGACATGCCAAAAGCCACTTTTGGATTTCGCTCTTGCCtccacattttatttcaaggaCTCCCAAATAGATATGCAAAAGatttttctccatctcagaTTAAATTTGTGTTGTTAAATATAGTGTAGACGTGCACACCTGTCAGTGTAACAAGTGGCAGCATAATTGTATGGATAGTGGAGCCTGTTACTGACCACTGAGTAAACATAAGTCTCTTGTTATCAATGACAAAACTGTTAGCTGCAAGAATAACTGAATTATTCCCTCATCTGGCTGGGGATCCCCTGGCTCCTGCAGCATTCAATACACTTTGGGAAGCACTGAAAATTGAGTTTGTGGAAACGCTGCCATATAGTACCTGTACTGTAGGCAGACAGTGCAGAGAGGCTGGGGCAGGCACTGGTGTGGGCTCCACTGTCAGCAAGAAgcgccgcccgcccgcccgcctgTCTGCCTGCGGCCAGCGCACCCATGGAGCGGAGGTAGCGTCAGGCACCGGGAGCCGCGGAGAAACCGCTTACCATCTCAACATCACAGGGGACAAGTAGACTCTTCGTCAGGTAAGCACCACCCTTTCATAAGCCTCAAAAGGATGACCATGTCAACTAATTCAAGCGGACAAATGAGGTCAAAAATCTTATTACCGCCCGCCGTTAGCCCGGCAAAGGTTTACGCTAGCAAGCTAAAGTTGTTAGCTAACATCAGCGAGCtaacagcaaacattttgaaCTGCTCTCGGTATGTTTCCCTTTCTTTTGAGAAGCCAAAATTAACTGGCACACTTTGTATTTGGCAGTGCGGTGATAGAAAATGTCTTCGCTTTCGTATGACTGGCattaattttacagttttttgaaGCTGACGTCAGTTGTAAGTTGAACTGGCAACCAGTCAAAGTTTACAGTGGGAGCCGGCCGGCCGGTGCTCTGCCGACTCGTCCTCTTCCTGTCTTCGTGGCTCTGTGTTCAGAcagaggcaagaaaaaaaatgtataggcCAGAGACACTTGGCTCGTCAACCTTATGGAAGCTGAaatgttcctctttttttggCCACATGGTTGTTACAGcaagaaggaaaggagagaaaagtcTTTTATTTATGAGCCGATCTTGGTGTCTGGTCCAGGTCCGATTGTTGACAAGTGCCAGGGTTGTGTTACATGTTATATTCaatttcagctcagctcagagGGGATTTATTGTCATGGGAAACAGACGGTTACATCGCCAAAACAAGTGTGgaataaaagcaaaaagtgTACATTAAACAGTGGTGTTGCTGCTAAAaatattaggtccacctgtacagtctaatacaatccaacacaactgttctgccatatattttacttttctgattcctataatgctcaggttttctttttgtcacagtaatagaggcgtttattcacttctatgtttggcattgagctcatagttagtgctgctgttggactggactggattttattgaaaggtgtttctactattttGTCCCCCTCATGAatataaacagggaggacaaaaaaaaaaaaaaaagaaagaaagaaacatttcTCAATATACTGttgtccagtacaagacctctgcaaactacaaccgtaataataaacatataattcaatttacacattctccacaatgtcaagaaaaactgagctgttgcattgaactgcattaaacTGTACAgctggacctgataaagtggctgCTGAGTGTATATACggacaagggaaaaaaaatgaaagaaagaatacAAAAACTGCACacttgcaatttaaaaaataaacaaaactgtatATAATTACAGATAAGTGGGAACTATGCAAATACTgcaaacttttttaaaataaatattggaTGGCCTTTTATCGGTCCCTCTCCTTACACTGTCAGGATGGTGTATCTGTTATCTTGGATATTTTCAGCCTCTTCTTTCACCTTTCTTACTTGATCAGGCAAACCAGCCCAAGACTCTAAAAAAGGGTAGTCACATTTTTCATCTTGTGTTGTTCATGCTTTATCTTTTTAGTTGGGTAAATTGACTAGGATCATACTCTTACCTGAAGAAATGTCCTTTAGTAAAAGGTTTAGGAAAATGAGGTATACATGCCGACATCTGAGAGCTAACAGTAATGAGCTCAATCCTGACTTTTAGTGGCTCACTTTCACCTGAGGTTGATCACCTTGGAAACCTATACTGCACATGCTAACAGCAGGTTAAATGCAGGCTATCCGCA of Myripristis murdjan chromosome 1, fMyrMur1.1, whole genome shotgun sequence contains these proteins:
- the afmid gene encoding kynurenine formamidase encodes the protein MTPWTDMKKDELERQYSPSCWSHRMSADDVIKAHVAALRQGTERARGLAQTLLNVPYGEGEGEKLDVYIPSTTSLDVPLVIYLHGGYWQFLSKEESGFMAVPLVSKGVVVVAVGYDIAPKGNMDLMVSQVRRSVVSVIQQYSHISGLYLCGHSAGAHLAAMVLSTDWSQYNVTPQIKGAFLVSGIYDLLPILSTYVNEPLKMTEEVAVRNSPSKLVPQLKLSSSSCHIVVAVAQNDSPEFRRQSEDYYKSLEAAGLTVTMEDVPNTDHFNIIEQLINGEYHLTQLLLKMMGKS